A single region of the Aquarana catesbeiana isolate 2022-GZ linkage group LG07, ASM4218655v1, whole genome shotgun sequence genome encodes:
- the TSPAN1 gene encoding tetraspanin-1 — MSCFTCIKVLMILFNLAIFLAGGTLLGVGIWVSVDSNSFLKIFGTLGSGTDSIASQFVNVGYFLIAIGALLVILGFLGCCGAQKESKCLLIMFFSIVLIIFIAEIAGAVVALVYSSVAESFLTSVLTPVLKNEYGSNQAVTSSWNNTMNDLKCCGLTNYTDFNNSYYVKQNNGNYPPLCCNSTTTPCTLSAAAISGINGCFNQILNLLKKNAAIVGGVAAGIAALELAAMVVSMYLYCKIDKHGSIQ; from the exons ATGAGCTGCTTCACCTGTATCAAGGTTTTGATGATCTTGTTCAATCTGGCCATCTTT ctggctggaGGAACTCTTTTAGGAGTGGGGATCTGGGTCAGCGTGGACAGTAACTCTTTCCTGAAGATATTTGGAACACTGGGATCTGGAACGGATAGTATTGCCTCCCAGTTTGTCAATGTTGGATATTTCCTGATCGCCATTGGAGCTCTTCTGGTCATCCTGGGATTCCTCGGCTGCTGCGGCGCCCAGAAGGAGAGCAAATGCCTGCTGATTATG tTCTTCTCCATCGTACTGATTATCTTCATCGCAGAGATCGCCGGCGCTGTGGTCGCTCTGGTCTATTCTTCTGTG GCGGAAAGTTTCCTAACATCTGTCCTGACTCCAGTTCTGAAGAATGAGTACGGGAGCAACCAGGCTGTCACTTCCAGCTGGAACAACACAATGAATGAC TTGAAGTGTTGTGGGCTAACCAACTACACAGACTTCAACAATTCCTACTATGTGAAACAAAACAATGGAAATTACCCACCACTATGCTGCAACAGTACCACCACCCCCTGTACACTGTCTGCCGCCGCCATCTCTGGAATCAAT GGTTGTTTCAATCAAATTTTGAATTTGTTGAAGAAGAACGCAGCCATCGTGGGAGGTGTTGCAGCTGGAATCGCAGCCTTGGAG CTGGCAGCCATGGTGGTGTCCATGTACCTGTACTGCAAGATAGACAAGCATGGCTCCATCCAGTAG